The following is a genomic window from Neomonachus schauinslandi chromosome 15, ASM220157v2, whole genome shotgun sequence.
TCGCCTCTGTCTGTAAATGAGGATTAACGGAGGACACtttaactttatttccttttgattcattCAAGCCCAAATTGAAATAGTTACAATGGTTCCCGTCTATTGCACtggacagcacagttctagaACCCTGGGCTCCGTTTCCTGTTCTCTCCTGTCTTCATGTCTTCTCTCTTTAGCTTTGCTTCCGTGGTCCATCCCAGCAGCCACCCCCCTACCCCTTCTGTCCTACTTCCTGGAAGAAACCTGCAACTCTAGATTAACCCGGTGGTCCTACTTTCTCTGGGTCTACACAGGGGCTGCCGAGCCCTGCTGGGGCAGTGGCGGAGGGCTGTGCCTTGGACGGTTGGGGCTCTCTTTCTCGTAGATGGTCACCAACCTCAGCAGGAGCTTGAGTTCTGGCCAGCAAGCATCCGCCTCTCCTCCATAGTGACCCAATCAAGCTTTCCCCTGTCCTCCAACCTCCAGTGTTCTCACCTGCTCCCCCACTCTCAGAAGATGCTCCCACTTCCTGATGCTTTGGCACCTGACCGCCTATTCTAAAAGGCGGGCTCTGTCTGTCTTCAACCTCTCTCCTTCCGTTCCTTCCTATCACCCTATCTCTTTCCTACCACTCATTTCCACGCTTTGCGAACTGTTGTCTACACTTGCCGTCCCCACTTCCATGACCCGAGGCAGTCTGGCGTCTGTCCCCAGCACTCCACTGCCCCTGCTAGCCAAGGTCACCGGTGACTTCCCTGTCGTTCAGATCCAAAGGACTTGTTTCAGATCTTATCTTGACCTTGAAGGCACGTGACACGGCGCACCACCCCGCCTTCCTTAAAACTTCCCTGTtggcttctggggcacctgagtcttctggctttcctcccctcctcctctggctcCTTATAGATTTTCTTGAAAGGGCCACATTCTCCTCTTCCTAGAGTGATCCTCAGGCTTCCCAAGTGAGGCTGGGCGCTGAGAATGGTGGCTCCCTGTCCCCCCGCATTGCTTGCAGGAACACCTGGGAATTTGCTTTCTCATCCAAGAGCGGCACTGTTGTGTTTTGAACTATTTGTGCCGAGGATCCTGCTGCCGGAGCCCGACATGCCTTTTCGGGTGTGTATTTATAACCCCCACCTTGAGAAGCTCTCACAACACTTGGacatctgtttttttcatttgtccccTCAGAGGGCAGTATGCTTTAGGGAGGGACACTGACAAATGAAAGGGCATTGGGAGCGGCTGCCGAGGGGCCAGAAAACTGCCCTGTGAGAAGTCACGGAAAGAACTGGAAACATTTTTGCCTAACGGATAAAACTGAAGGATGATAGAGGGCTGATTGCAAAACTTGCAAGAGGCAGATCCTTGGGCTGGGCTGCCATGTGGGGCTGGAATTGCATGGACTGTATTAGTTGCAGGGAGGTGGGTTTTGAATGGAGGTAGACATGTTCTACTGCATCCCAGAATGTTCCGGATCTCCAGGatatcttggggtcgtgagttcgagccccacgttgggtgtagcggttacttaataaaaaaattaaaaaaaaaattctctgtggaCAGAAACAACACAGCAGAAGGAAGGCTTGGAGCACGCTCTGCAAGCCAGCCCAGTAGACACCCCCAAAAACAGACCCAACGTGGGTGGGCAATGAGCTGGGCACCCTGATTTGCTTCTTTCAGACCTGTCCTGGCCAGACTGGCTTTCCCTGACTTGTGTTTTGGTGTAATGCCACCATTCTATCGCGGGCCGTCACAGAGAAACCGTCCCATGGAGCTCACTGCTGTCACCACCATGGGGATGGTCTTGAGGTTGTGTGCTCAGTACCACCTACTGTGTTCCCTTtatgtcctcccccacccccaccgccccgggGAGAAATTCCTGTCTGATCTTAGTCCCAAGAATAGTTGTAATGCTCTTTCTTGAGTAAtaggtttgtctgtttttatctcaTGGACACTGGGAATCCTGTAACTGCacggtttccttttcatttgggCTGCGGGAAAGCTGAGGGACAAATTTGTGGCCCACCCACAGGAGGTGAATAGAGCATTCCAGGGAGCATTTTTGCTTTAttcccatttccccccctcctggtttttctttcttctcttcactcTCCTTCTTATTCTACCATACAAAATTCAGAACGCCCAagcaaaaagcaataaaaatcacCTGTGATCACCACGGTGAACCAAGTTGTCTTTTtatgcatacttaaaaaaaataaaaatgagcttatACTGTGCATAGTGTTCTTTTGGGGGAGACAtcatgttttgtaattttttttttttaagattttatttatttatttgacagagagagagcacaagcagggggagtggcaggcagaggcagagagagaagcaggctcccctcagagcaaggggagcctgatgtgggactcgatcccaggaccctgggatcatgacctgagctgaaggtagtcgcttaaccaactgagccacccaggcgcccctcatgttttGTAATTTGTTTTGTAATACCCTGAGGCAGGCTTGTATTTTCAAGGGTGCTCTGCCCCGCACAAGCTCACGTGAGCCTCACGACAGCTTTGCAAAGTAGGTCTACAACCTACTTTGCAAAGTAGGTTGTAATATGTCATGAACATCTTTGCATGTAATTAAATGctcttctttaaattattttatttttttaattaaaaaaaatattttatttatccctatttgagagagagtgagagagagagagcacagagagagagtgagagggagaagcagactccctgctgagcagagagctggatggagggggggatcgatcccaggaccctgagatcatgacctgagccgaaggcagatgcttaaccaagtgagccaccctaatttattattattaggcgccccctaaattattttaaatatctataaagATCTAGCAACTTAGTAGTCCCAATGAACATTGCTACATCCCTTTGCTATGTGCCTGGCTTTatgcatatttacatatacactTTATTCGTGTAGATTATGTAAGTGCATTATGGGTGTGTCCACATATTATAAGTTACAGTCTTCATATGAGCTAACTCATTTGATGCTCATAACCCTATGAGATAGATATTATTGTCCCCTTTTTACAAACCAGGAAAGCAAAGCACAGAGAGATGGAAAACTCGCCAAGGCCACACACTCTGGCTTCAAAGCATTACTCCTCACTGCTATGCTTTCGACATGGCCCTTGGATCTCCCAGGCCACAAGAGTTAAgttttccctctgtctcctctcacCTCACTGTCTAATTTATGTTATTTTGCAATGTTCTAAGTAGCCTCGTAAGTCACCGAGAATCCTCTCTGCCACAAGGCAGAAATAAACAGTGTAGGGAGTGGTAAATGGCACAGGGAAAGCAAAGCTAAAGCGTTCCCCTAGGGCAGAGGATGAATCCGGGCTGTCTGTCCTGCAAGGGAATGCATTTATTTCCTTGGGCTGTGGTGAGCTCCCATCCCTAAAAGAGCTGGCTTGGGTGGCCCTCTctcagggaggctggggaaggcagTTTTCCAAGGAGACTGAGCTGGGCCAACCGAGCCTTGAGGCCCCTTAGATTCTCAGTTTATGAGAATGCCAATAAGACAAAAGGAGACATTTGATGGAGATAATGCAGCAAGCCGGCTCTTGGGCCAGAACCAGAACCCTGGGCTTTCAGTCCAGATTTATGACTAGATCACTCATCTAAAAGTAACAAACCAACAGGGATTGAGTTTCAAACTCTCAGCCCAGCGTATTCTTCCCCCAAAGCGCTTTGGCTGCGCAGCAGGATAGTCAAAGGATGCTGTCACTGTCCTCCGTCCTTCTGTTAAGGTGGCAGAGAATGAGGCAAGAAGGAGAAGCTGGGTGGCCCCAAGGTTTCCTCGTGAGACTATAATTGAGTGGGATTATTATCCACTTgacaaggaagagaggaaggagcccTAGTTTCTATTCCCGGATTTGATCCATGTTGACATCTCCATGGGAGATGTTGGGCAAGCTTcttgacctcagtttcttcatctgcgaAATGGAGTTAAGACCTACTTTGCAAAGCTGTCGTGAGGCTCGCGTGAGCTTCTGCGGGGCAGAGCACCCTTGAAAATACAAGCCTGCCTCAGggtacctgggggggggggctgggctgCCCCCAGCCCGAGGCCCGCAGACCCGTCTGGAAGGGGCGTGGGCCCGGGCCCCCGTGCTGTCCGGCTGCTTTCTCATCTTCAGCCTCCAGTCCACCACAGGATCCCCGGGACGCAAGGAGCCAGCCGCCTTCCCGGCACACAGGCCCACCGCAGGGTGACAACCGTGGGGGGACAGGGTAGCGGCCCCTTCTCGCCCGCGCCGGTGGGCTTCAGGAGGAAGGGGTGAGCTGGCAGAGGTTACCTCCCCCCCTCCCGCTTCCTCCGGATTCCCGGCTGTCTGCCCACGGGGGCACGGCCCTGTGCGCGGTGCCACCGGGGCCATCAGGCCGGGTTGGAGGAAGGCCCGACCTCGGcgcagcaaagaaaacaaacacagatgTGTTTGGCCGGGACCAGGAGGGAGCACGtcgtcccctcccccccccccgcccgcgcGCTCCCCCGGGGCGTGGGGCCGGCGGAAACCTGCGGGGCTCCCCGGGCGGCGCGGGGGGCCCGGGCGAGGCTGACAGTCCCCGGccggcccctcctccctccgTGGGGTGCTCGCcgggcccagccccctccccggggTTTCCCCGGGCGCTCTCCTcgctttctctttgtctctgccgCCCTTCCTCGGGCTCCCCGGTTCCCACCCGCTCGCGCTCCCGCTCGCTCCGCGTCCCGGGCCGCTTCCCtttaactttcttctttcccGGGGTTAAAACTTTGCTCGCGAGCGGGCGGCTGCTCGCCGACGTTATTGGCCGGCGCCCCGCCcggcggccccgccccccgcccccgcgctcCCCTNNNNNNNNNNNNNNNNNNNNNNNNNNNNNNNNNNNNNNNNNNNNNNNNNNNNNNNNNNNNNNNNNNNNNNNNNNNNNNNNNNNNNNNNNNNNNNNNNNNNNNNNNNNNNNNNNNNNNNNNNNNNNNNNNNNNNNNNNNNNNNNNNNNNNNNNNNNNNNNNNNNNNNNNNNNNNNNNNNNNNNNNNNNNNNNNNNNNNNNNNNNNNNNNNNNNNNNNNNNNNNNNNNNNNNNNNNNNNNNNNNNNNNNNNNNNNNNNNNNNNNNNNNNNNNNNNNNNNNNNNNNNNNNNNNNNNNNNNNNNNNNNNNNNNNNNNNNNNNNNNNNNNNNNNNNNNNNNNNNNNNNNNNNNNNNNNNNNNNNNNNNNNNNNNNNNNNNNNNNNNNNNNNNNNNNNNNNNNNNNCCGCGCTGAGGCAGGACGCGCCTGCTGGCCGCGAGCGAGAGGCTCTCCGCCGTCCGGCGCGCGGGCTCCCGGCCGGGGCCGGgcaaacttttctttctcttttgccctCGCCAGAGGTAAAGTCCCGAGCGCGGACTCTGCGGCGGGGACGCGATCTGGGCCAGCGCGGAGGGACCCCCGGGGCCGCGGGAGGAAGGGGCGCGGGGCCGTGCGGGCTGGCGGGCCCCCCGCGCTGTCCCGCGCCGAGGCTTGGGGCGCTAGGCGGGCTGGCTGCGGACCGGCAGGCGGGCGCGGGCATGCCCCCCTCGGGCGGCGTGGAGGCGGCGGTGGCCGGGAAGCCGAGCGTTCGCCCGCGGCCCCGGCTCGCCGCCCGGCCGGGAAGGACTGGCGCGGGCGGTGCGGGctcggggggaggggcgggggcccGGATtcgcctgccccctccccccgggacTGTGGGGAGCgaggcgggcgggcggcggcggggtTGGTGCCGCGGAAGCCGGGCGTTCGCCCCGCGCCCCGGCTCGCCGCCCgcccggggaggggaggggggtggagtgGAGGGCGCGGGGCGGGCTGGCTGAGCGCAGCTCCCCTCTCTCCGCAGGCGCCTTCTGCGGCGGGCGGACCGACTCCTCGGCGCGGCCGGGCCGGGGCAAGCTGGACGCAGCATGATGCGCGCAGTGTGGGAGGCGCTGGCGGCGCTGGCGGCCGTGGCGTGCCTGGTGGGCGCGGTGCGCGGCGGGCCCGGGCTCAGCATGTTCTCGGGCCAGGCGGCGCAGCCCGACCCCTGCTCGGACGAGAACGGCCACCCGCGCCGCTGCATCCCCGACTTTGTCAACGCGGCCTTCGGCAAGGACGTGCGCGTGTCCAGCACCTGCGGCCGGCCCCCGGCGCGCTACTGCGTGGTGAGCGAGCGCGGCGAGGAGCGGCTGCGCTCCTGCCACCTTTGCAACGCGTCGGACCCCAGGAAGGCGCACCCGCCCGCCTTCCTCACCGATCTCAACAACCCGCACAACCTGACGTGCTGGCAGTCCGAGAACTACCTGCAGTTCCCGCACAACGTCACGCTCACGCTGTCGCTCGGCAAGAAGTTCGAGGTGACCTACGTGAGCCTGCAGTTCTGCTCGCCGCGGCCCGAGTCCATGGCCATCTACAAGTCCATGGACTACGGGCGCACGTGGGTGCCCTTCCAGTTCTACTCCACGCAGTGCCGCAAGATGTACAACCGGCCGCACCGCGCGCCCATCACCAAGCAGAACGAGCAGGAGGCCGTGTGCACCGACTCGCACACCGACATGCGCCCGCTCTCGGGCGGCCTCATCGCCTTCAGCACGCTGGACGGGCGGCCCTCGGCGCACGACTTCGACAACTCGCCCGTGCTGCAGGACTGGGTCACGGCCACTGACATCCGTGTGGCCTTCAGCCGCCTGCACACGTTCGGTGACGAGAACGAGGACGACTCCGAGCTGGCTCGCGACTCGTACTTCTACGCCGTGTCCGACCTGCAGGTGGGCGGCCGCTGCAAGTGCAACGGCCACGCCGCCCGCTGCGTGCGCGACCGCGACGACAGCCTGGTGTGCGACTGCAGGCACAACACGGCCGGCCCGGAGTGCGACCGCTGCAAGCCGTTCCACTACGACCGGCCCTGGCAGCGCGCCACGGCCCGCGAGGCCAACGAGTGCGTGGGTGAGTGGGGGGCGCCGCGGGGACGCGCGCggcgggctgggggtgggggcctggcgGCCGCACGGGACCACTGCCGGCCGCGTGGATGCGGCGCGGACCGTGGGGGGCGCGTTCCGGGACGTCCCGGGGCCGGGGAGGGCTGAGAGCCGGTTCACGGGCTCGCGTGGCGCTGGCCCCGGACGCTCGGATTTGCGCCCAGTGCGCTCTGCGAAGCCGGGAAGCATGAGAAATGCTTCGGGGCAGAGGGTTTTGCAGAAAACTTGCTGACTGGTCCCCCTGACTCCGGACTCGAATGCAAACATGCGTTGCCTTACCCTCAGTTTGGCGGGACTCTGGGATCCACCTCCGCCTTACCCTCCCCGTCACCCCCCACCCTTTCCCAGGGCTGCAGCTGGGCGCGCAGTTGAGAACCCAGGCCCGGTTCCCGGGAAGTTCCAGCTCCCCAGCCACAAATCCTTTGGGAGATGGCAGAGGGATTTGCAGTTTGGGGCCAGCTCGGCACCGGACGAATATATCACTCCTGTACCCTCTATTTGTCTTttatggtttgaaaaaaaaaaaaatccctcccacCTTTTGAACAGCGTATTTGTGTTAGCAGAAGAATGATGTGATTTAAATTAATTACTATCTACAGATTACAAAGGAGagttcagtaattattttaaaataatcctggTCCCAGAAAGTATatcaacgtgtgtgtgtgtgtgtgtgtgtgtgtgtgtgtgtgtgttgtgagcaTCAGGGTTAGGTGAAATGGAAGAGCTTTGAATTAACCAAGGGTCCAGCTTCTCGCTTTTTAATGGGGTTTCAAGTCCTGAAAGAAATCTGACAAAACCAGGACTGGTGAATACTGTTGGGTCAGAAATGAGGCttaaaaaaggggtggggggggggggagagagagagatccgtTCTATTTCTGAATTGTACAACTTTGCTGCTGTAGAAACTCTCAGGCATCAGTTTCTccccaggaaaacaaaacaaaaaacaaaatgggaggggggaggaggaatgCCAGAGAATTCCAGTATGAGATGTAAATTTCCAAATCCCACATTCTATTTTAATGAACAGTATTTAGTTCCTCCAAACACCGTTCGGTGTGCATCTTTTGTGAACATATAGCTat
Proteins encoded in this region:
- the NTN1 gene encoding netrin-1, whose amino-acid sequence is MMRAVWEALAALAAVACLVGAVRGGPGLSMFSGQAAQPDPCSDENGHPRRCIPDFVNAAFGKDVRVSSTCGRPPARYCVVSERGEERLRSCHLCNASDPRKAHPPAFLTDLNNPHNLTCWQSENYLQFPHNVTLTLSLGKKFEVTYVSLQFCSPRPESMAIYKSMDYGRTWVPFQFYSTQCRKMYNRPHRAPITKQNEQEAVCTDSHTDMRPLSGGLIAFSTLDGRPSAHDFDNSPVLQDWVTATDIRVAFSRLHTFGDENEDDSELARDSYFYAVSDLQVGGRCKCNGHAARCVRDRDDSLVCDCRHNTAGPECDRCKPFHYDRPWQRATAREANECVACNCNLHARRCRFNMELYKLSGRKSGGVCLNCRHNTAGRHCHYCKEGYYRDMGKPVTHRKACKACDCHPVGAAGKTCNQTTGQCPCKDGVTGITCNRCAKGYQQSRSPIAPCIKIPVAPPTTAASSVEEPEDCDSYCKASKGKLKINMKKYCRKDYAVQIHILKADKAGDWWKFTVNIISVYKQGASRIRRGDQSLWIRSRDIACKCPKIKPLKKYLLLGNAEDSPDQSGIVADKSSLVIQWRDTWARRLRKFQQREKKEL